One window from the genome of Streptomyces sp. WZ-12 encodes:
- a CDS encoding DUF2075 domain-containing protein, protein MSARALVKEAAANTLVENLAGQFRFTYGYEAGVSEQRSWKRSLPALANTLLDAGLGDVEVFIEYPVPLSSYRVDALLAGAHPKTGEPSYVVVELKQWTEVSVVPDADDLVVVKGMGNHAKLHPVAQVRRYCDHIADFTKSLHGNEHRISGAAFLHNATDFGVDPLFDLDPNEYGQLFTGSSKGKFQQYLTDRLAPVTGAEAADALHPEAIAPSKQLMQVAAEEIKERAQFNLLNEQQVAYSLVLRAVKKAKQSDFKEVIVVTGGPGSGKSVIALEILGEMYRNNYTAVHATGSKSFTTTLQKVAGKGSSRIQKLFRYFNNFVQAEKNGLDVLICDESHRIRESSNTRFTRTEKRSNRRQIEELLDAARVPVFLLDEHQVVRPGEMGTVQEIDDAAAAKGLAVRHVNLDGQFRCGGSRAYEEWVLRLLGLAPGGPAPWAGDDHFQVQVADTPQEMEAILQSHQGNGYQARMTAGFCWPWSEPVIDDNKTFVGLVDDVQLPDFDWKRPWNVQGDRAVGGYPSKNLWATDPAGFSQVGCVYTAQGFEYDWNGVIIGPDFVWRDGVWIANKKASEDTVVARAKQDEFENLIRNTYKVLLTRGMQGTVLFSPDKETRDMLRSLVDDQ, encoded by the coding sequence ATGTCTGCTCGTGCCCTCGTTAAGGAAGCTGCTGCCAACACGCTCGTCGAGAACCTCGCCGGGCAGTTCCGGTTCACCTACGGGTACGAGGCAGGCGTGAGCGAGCAGCGATCCTGGAAGCGCAGCCTCCCGGCCCTGGCCAACACTCTGCTCGACGCTGGGCTGGGAGACGTTGAGGTCTTCATCGAATACCCCGTACCGCTCTCCAGCTACCGAGTAGACGCTCTCCTCGCCGGTGCTCACCCCAAGACCGGTGAGCCCTCCTACGTGGTCGTCGAACTCAAGCAGTGGACCGAGGTTAGCGTGGTTCCCGATGCCGACGACCTCGTCGTAGTCAAGGGCATGGGGAACCACGCGAAGCTGCACCCCGTCGCCCAAGTCCGCCGCTACTGCGACCACATCGCCGACTTCACCAAGTCCCTTCATGGCAACGAACACCGCATTAGCGGAGCAGCCTTCCTCCACAACGCCACAGACTTCGGCGTCGACCCGCTGTTTGACCTAGACCCAAACGAGTACGGGCAGTTGTTCACCGGCTCCAGCAAGGGCAAGTTCCAGCAGTACCTCACCGACCGCCTTGCCCCCGTAACGGGCGCCGAAGCCGCAGACGCCCTGCACCCGGAAGCCATCGCCCCGAGCAAGCAGCTCATGCAGGTCGCCGCCGAAGAGATCAAGGAACGCGCCCAGTTCAACCTCCTCAACGAACAGCAGGTCGCCTACTCCTTGGTCCTGCGAGCGGTGAAGAAGGCCAAGCAGTCTGACTTCAAGGAAGTCATCGTCGTCACAGGCGGCCCTGGTTCAGGCAAGAGCGTCATCGCCCTCGAAATCCTCGGCGAGATGTACCGCAACAACTACACCGCCGTACACGCCACCGGCTCGAAGTCCTTCACCACGACCTTGCAGAAGGTCGCAGGCAAGGGCTCTTCCCGAATCCAGAAGCTCTTCCGCTACTTCAACAACTTCGTCCAAGCCGAGAAGAACGGCCTCGACGTGCTGATCTGCGACGAGTCCCACCGCATCCGGGAAAGCTCCAACACCCGCTTCACACGCACCGAGAAGCGCAGCAACCGCCGCCAGATCGAAGAACTCCTCGACGCAGCACGCGTCCCCGTCTTCCTCCTCGACGAGCACCAGGTGGTACGCCCCGGCGAAATGGGCACCGTTCAGGAGATCGACGACGCAGCCGCAGCCAAGGGCCTCGCCGTCCGTCACGTTAACCTCGACGGCCAGTTCCGCTGCGGCGGAAGCCGCGCTTACGAAGAGTGGGTCCTGCGTCTCCTCGGCCTGGCTCCCGGCGGCCCTGCTCCCTGGGCGGGCGACGATCACTTCCAGGTCCAGGTCGCCGACACTCCCCAAGAGATGGAAGCCATCCTCCAGTCCCACCAGGGCAACGGATACCAGGCCCGCATGACCGCAGGCTTCTGCTGGCCGTGGAGCGAACCCGTCATCGATGACAACAAGACGTTCGTTGGACTCGTCGATGATGTCCAACTCCCCGATTTTGACTGGAAGCGTCCCTGGAATGTCCAGGGAGATCGCGCTGTTGGAGGCTATCCCTCGAAGAATCTGTGGGCCACCGACCCCGCCGGCTTCTCCCAAGTCGGCTGCGTCTACACCGCCCAAGGCTTCGAGTACGACTGGAACGGCGTCATCATCGGCCCCGACTTCGTCTGGCGCGACGGCGTCTGGATCGCCAACAAGAAGGCCAGCGAGGACACCGTCGTCGCCCGCGCCAAGCAGGACGAGTTCGAGAACCTCATCCGCAACACCTACAAGGTCCTCCTCACCCGAGGCATGCAGGGCACCGTGCTTTTCTCCCCCGACAAGGAGACCCGCGACATGCTCCGCAGCCTCGTAGATGATCAATAG
- a CDS encoding tyrosine-type recombinase/integrase gives MYEIRVRPQYPKPYQVRWLVGPRTHAKSFATKPLADGRRSQLMAAARKGEQFDVETGLPKSELAALQPRMTWFDHAKDYAEMKWSEAASAKGRATRADALAAVTAALVRDMNGAPAPAVLRRALTGYAFNFSEHRADPPDQLMAALTWLSAKALPMSALEDDSEPVRSALKALSTRLNGKRAAATTITNRRTVFNNALRYAVERKRIAINPLPAIDWSPPATDDEIDFRYVPNPRQAEELINAVGTLGARGEHLHAFFACIYYAATRPAEAMNLRKSDCTLPKDGWGVLLLSGSASRVGAAWTDDGKSYEERGLKRRARSSVRDVPIPPKLVKMLRAHIDRYGTAPNGRLFRAAQGGVVLSKEYTDLWQEARKVALTAEQIAQHFAEVPYAGRKAGISLWITSGVAPTEVARRAGHSVAVLYKFYAKVLDGQRDQANALIERAMRAERPRVSEP, from the coding sequence ATGTACGAGATCCGCGTGCGGCCGCAGTACCCGAAGCCCTACCAGGTCCGTTGGCTGGTCGGTCCGAGGACACATGCCAAGAGCTTCGCCACCAAGCCCCTGGCCGACGGCCGGCGGTCCCAGTTGATGGCCGCTGCTCGAAAGGGCGAGCAGTTCGACGTCGAGACGGGTCTCCCCAAGTCCGAACTCGCCGCGCTCCAACCTCGGATGACCTGGTTCGACCACGCCAAGGACTATGCGGAGATGAAGTGGTCCGAGGCCGCTTCGGCGAAGGGCCGGGCCACGCGTGCGGACGCCCTCGCCGCCGTCACCGCTGCTCTGGTCAGGGACATGAACGGAGCGCCCGCGCCGGCGGTACTACGGAGGGCGCTCACCGGCTACGCCTTCAACTTCTCCGAGCACCGGGCCGATCCGCCTGATCAGCTCATGGCCGCGCTCACGTGGCTGTCGGCCAAGGCCCTGCCCATGTCCGCCCTGGAGGACGACTCCGAGCCGGTCCGCTCCGCGCTGAAAGCGCTGAGCACGCGGCTCAACGGGAAGCGAGCGGCGGCGACCACGATCACGAACCGCCGGACGGTCTTCAACAACGCGCTGCGGTACGCCGTTGAGCGGAAGCGCATCGCGATCAATCCGCTGCCGGCCATCGACTGGTCTCCTCCGGCGACGGACGACGAGATCGACTTCCGATACGTCCCAAACCCGCGACAAGCAGAGGAACTCATCAACGCCGTCGGGACGCTCGGCGCTCGCGGTGAACACCTCCATGCCTTCTTCGCGTGCATCTACTACGCGGCCACGCGCCCAGCCGAGGCGATGAACCTCCGGAAAAGCGACTGCACCCTTCCCAAGGACGGGTGGGGCGTCCTGCTGCTCTCCGGCAGCGCGTCGCGGGTGGGAGCGGCCTGGACGGACGACGGTAAGTCCTACGAAGAACGCGGGCTGAAGCGCCGGGCTCGTTCGTCCGTGCGCGACGTTCCGATCCCACCGAAGCTGGTGAAGATGCTGCGTGCCCACATCGACCGGTACGGCACGGCTCCGAACGGGCGGCTGTTCCGAGCGGCCCAGGGTGGGGTCGTGCTCAGCAAGGAGTACACAGACCTCTGGCAGGAGGCTCGCAAGGTGGCGCTCACTGCCGAGCAGATCGCTCAGCACTTCGCAGAGGTGCCGTACGCCGGGCGCAAGGCCGGCATCTCCCTCTGGATCACGTCAGGCGTCGCCCCGACCGAGGTGGCCCGTCGCGCGGGCCACAGCGTGGCCGTCCTCTACAAGTTCTACGCCAAGGTGCTGGACGGGCAGCGGGACCAGGCCAATGCACTGATCGAGCGAGCGATGCGCGCGGAGCGGCCGCGGGTCTCGGAGCCCTAA
- a CDS encoding IS5 family transposase — MLVYPSALDLSTSHLRFLTAQLAAHRAGRGTRWRRLPAGRQALLVLAHLRCGHTYAQLAAGFKVGLSTVYRYVAEAVELLAALAPELAAAVKAAQGKAFVILDGTLLPIDRIAADRPFYSGKHRKHGMNVQVLTDPHGRLLWASPALPGAVHDIKAARTHGIINALSDADLACWADKGYQGAGGSVRVPFRGRHNNLSAGQQAVNVAHARIRALGEQAMATLKTWRLLRKLRCSTTRITGVVQAVLTLHLNCSK, encoded by the coding sequence GTGCTTGTCTACCCGTCCGCGCTCGACCTGTCCACTTCCCACCTGCGGTTTCTGACGGCTCAACTGGCTGCACACCGGGCCGGGCGGGGTACGCGCTGGCGCCGGCTGCCCGCTGGCCGACAGGCCCTGCTGGTGTTGGCGCACCTGCGCTGTGGGCACACGTATGCGCAGCTCGCAGCCGGGTTCAAGGTTGGTCTCAGCACCGTCTACCGATATGTCGCCGAAGCCGTGGAACTGCTGGCCGCCCTGGCGCCGGAGCTCGCGGCGGCGGTGAAGGCGGCACAGGGCAAGGCGTTCGTCATCTTGGACGGGACCCTGCTGCCGATCGACCGGATCGCCGCCGACCGACCCTTCTATTCGGGCAAGCATCGCAAGCACGGGATGAACGTGCAGGTCCTCACCGACCCGCACGGCCGACTGTTGTGGGCATCGCCCGCCCTGCCCGGCGCCGTCCACGACATCAAGGCCGCCCGCACTCACGGCATCATCAACGCCCTGTCTGATGCCGACCTGGCCTGCTGGGCGGACAAGGGATACCAGGGCGCCGGCGGGAGTGTCCGGGTGCCCTTCCGCGGCCGGCACAACAACCTCTCCGCAGGTCAGCAAGCTGTTAACGTCGCACATGCGCGCATTCGGGCTCTCGGAGAGCAGGCGATGGCCACGCTCAAAACGTGGCGCCTCCTGCGCAAACTCCGCTGCAGCACCACCCGCATCACCGGCGTCGTTCAAGCAGTGCTGACGCTTCACCTGAACTGCTCAAAGTGA
- a CDS encoding histone-like nucleoid-structuring protein Lsr2: protein MAQKVQVLLVDDLDGGEAHETVVFALDGKSYEIDLSDANAEKLRKSLANFVKASRKTGGRATPGRGKARAASNGSPDTAKIRAWAKENGYSINERGRVPADIREAYEAAQV from the coding sequence GTGGCACAGAAGGTTCAGGTCCTGCTCGTCGACGACCTCGACGGCGGCGAGGCCCACGAGACGGTCGTTTTCGCACTCGACGGTAAGTCCTACGAGATCGACCTCTCCGACGCCAACGCGGAGAAGCTGCGCAAGTCGCTGGCCAACTTCGTGAAGGCCAGCCGCAAGACCGGTGGGCGTGCCACGCCCGGACGCGGCAAGGCGCGTGCAGCGTCCAACGGGTCCCCCGACACTGCGAAGATCCGCGCCTGGGCGAAGGAGAACGGCTACAGCATCAACGAGCGTGGCCGCGTGCCCGCTGACATCCGCGAGGCGTACGAGGCGGCGCAGGTATGA